A region from the Benincasa hispida cultivar B227 chromosome 10, ASM972705v1, whole genome shotgun sequence genome encodes:
- the LOC120088910 gene encoding LOW QUALITY PROTEIN: bifunctional fatty acid conjugase/Delta(12)-oleate desaturase-like (The sequence of the model RefSeq protein was modified relative to this genomic sequence to represent the inferred CDS: inserted 1 base in 1 codon): MGKRNRKLALGERITHAKPPFTIAQIQKSIPKHCFQRSLYRSFSYLIFDTILLSTFFYIATACFPLLPHPLLHFLAWPLYCLSQGVIFTALWVIAHECGHHAFSNYQLLDDLLGFLLHXIPYFSFKISHRRHHANNASLDRDEVFVPKPKSKISYYFHHLTNPPARLLIIFMTLTLGWPLYLAFNRSGRAYDRFTSHYDPNSPIFSEKERLQVQISIAGVVTILYLLYKLAIVKGITWVVRMYLLPLTVMNAFVVLILSLQHTHLSLPYYDSSEWDWLRGNLVTVDRDYGMILNKMLHNITDTHVIHHLFPTMPYYNAVEATMAVKQVLGEYYQFDETPILKATWREFRECIYVEADDEGSSSKGVFWFRNKL; the protein is encoded by the exons ATGGGGAAACGAAATAGGAAATTGGCACTGGGGGAGCGCATTACACATGCTAAACCTCCCTTCACCATCGCTCAAATCCAGAAATCCATTCCAAAACATTGCTTCCAACGTTCCCTTTACCGTTCCTTCTCCTACCTTATCTTCGACACCATCCTCCTCTCCACATTTTTTTACATAGCCACCGCCTGCTTCCCCCTCCTTCCCCACCCACTTCTCCACTTCCTAGCTTGGCCTCTTTATTGCCTTTCTCAAGGCGTCATCTTCACCGCCCTCTGGGTCATCGCCCACGAATGCGGCCACCACGCCTTCAGCAACTACCAACTCCTCGACGACCTCCTCGGCTTCCTCCTCC TCATCCCTTACTTCTCTTTCAAAATCAGCCACCGCCGCCACCACGCCAACAACGCATCCCTCGACCGCGACGAGGTCTTCGTCCCCAAGCCCAAGTCCAAAATCTCTTACTATTTCCACCACTTAACCAACCCACCGGCTAGGCTCCTCATCATTTTCATGACCCTCACGCTCGGCTGGCCATTGTACTTAGCCTTCAACAGGTCAGGCCGAGCCTACGACAGATTCACCAGCCATTACGATCCAAACAGCCCCATATTCAGCGAAAAGGAACGGCTTCAAGTTCAAATATCCATTGCGGGAGTTGTGACCATTTTGTACTTGCTCTACAAATTGGCAATTGTAAAAGGAATCACGTGGGTCGTTCGCATGTACTTACTGCCTTTAACGGTTATGAATGCGTTTGTGGTGTTGATTTTGTCGTTGCAACACACGCATCTTTCATTGCCGTATTATGATTCTAGTGAATGGGATTGGTTGAGAGGGAATTTGGTGACGGTTGATAGAGATTATGGgatgattttgaataaaatgcTACATAATATAACCGACACACATGTCATTCATCATTTGTTTCCTACGATGCCCTATTATAACGCCGTGGAGGCGACGATGGCGGTGAAGCAAGTGTTGGGAGAATATTACCAGTTTGATGAGACGCCTATTTTGAAGGCCACGTGGAGGGAGTTTAGAGAGTGCATTTATGTAGAGGCAGATGATGAAGGTTCTAGCAGTAAAGGAGTTTTCTGGTTCCGTAACAAGCTTTGA
- the LOC120088333 gene encoding uncharacterized protein LOC120088333, giving the protein MINQAQMISLSHPQMANQPHVINQSQVMNQQQVINQPQFLNHSQMMSQSQPNLLPQPQAMLQSQTIIGQTQPPMMSNNYKVWSHPQAPLNPNKKLRNFSKPNYGNMKQSRSGRGNWKGKGVNDTRINDRRTVKPLPGSVTAPNNAGWYRPPNLHELQSQNRNKARKFYSKKKFNNRFAPYAPRNTSSFIIRAKKSGGIASLVSPCPVTPAVLPTPMFSPSREALGDMAREEWGVDGYGSMKGLIRLRGSENKAEVQEEEEEEGSGGSSDSDDEEHLEVERRLDHDLSRFEMIYQNYGVEYNNCLENRVDDQDSHIAQLEEENLTLKERLFLMETELVELRRKLQLHEGKNPVIQDVMEEGVENVSENESDGGLEMYGACI; this is encoded by the coding sequence ATGATAAATCAGGCTCAAATGATTAGTTTGAGCCATCCGCAGATGGCAAACCAGCCTCATGTAATCAATCAGTCTCAAGTTATGAACCAGCAACAGGTGATTAATCAACCTCAATTTCTGAACCATTCTCAGATGATGTCTCAGTCGCAGCCAAATCTTTTGCCGCAGCCTCAGGCCATGTTGCAGTCCCAGACGATCATCGGTCAGACTCAGCCGCCGATGATGAGTAACAACTATAAGGTATGGTCACACCCGCAGGCTCCTTTAAATCCTAACAAGAAGCTTCGGAACTTCTCGAAGCCTAACTATGGAAATATGAAGCAGTCGAGGTCGGGGAGAGGCAATTGGAAGGGAAAAGGGGTTAATGACACAAGGATAAACGATAGGAGAACGGTAAAACCCTTACCTGGTTCCGTAACTGCTCCAAATAATGCTGGATGGTATCGACCTCCAAATCTTCATGAGTTGCAGTCTCAAAATCGTAATAAAGCTCGAAAGTTCTATTCAAAAAAGAAGTTCAATAATAGGTTTGCACCTTATGCGCCTCGGAATACCTCGTCTTTTATAATTCGTGCAAAGAAGTCTGGTGGGATCGCTTCACTTGTGTCTCCTTGCCCTGTAACACCAGCCGTGCTGCCTACTCCAATGTTCTCCCCTTCAAGAGAGGCGTTGGGTGATATGGCGAGAGAAGAATGGGGTGTTGATGGTTATGGATCAATGAAAGGGTTGATAAGGCTTCGAGGGTCTGAGAATAAGGCGGAAGTgcaggaggaagaagaagaggaaggtAGTGGTGGGTCGAGTGATAGTGATGATGAGGAACATCTGGAGGTAGAACGCAGATTGGACCATGACTTGAGCCGATTTGAAATGATATACCAGAACTATGGAGTAGAGTATAATAACTGTTTGGAAAATAGGGTCGATGATCAGGATAGCCATATAGCTCAGTTGGAGGAGGAGAACTTGACTCTGAAGGAGAGACTTTTTCTTATGGAGACAGAGCTTGTTGAGTTGAGGAGGAAGTTGCAACTTCACGAGGGCAAAAACCCAGTTATTCAGGATGTGATGGAGGAGGGAGTGGAGAATGTATCTGAGAATGAAAGTGATGGAGGGTTGGAGATGTATGGAGCATGTATCTGA